One stretch of Schistocerca nitens isolate TAMUIC-IGC-003100 chromosome 11, iqSchNite1.1, whole genome shotgun sequence DNA includes these proteins:
- the LOC126213123 gene encoding immunoglobulin domain-containing protein oig-4-like: MKACGRCVGAVALSVVLVVALALGAAEAARGGGGGRGRAGGRGGRRTYGSRILAGIVQTHSPYYDHKDGARIVKASHFELDYMLGRKISFFCMAQGYPRPHITWFKDGIELFGHKYFQVHEWPTGNDTMKSKMEIDPATQKDAGYYECQADNQYSVDRRGFRTDYVIYTY; the protein is encoded by the exons ATGAAGGCCTGCGGCCGCTGTGTGGGCGCGGTGGCCCTGTCGGTGGTCCTGGTGGTGGCTCTGGCgctgggggcggcggaggcggcgcgcgggggcggcggcggccgggGGCGAGCCGGCGGGCGCGGCGGCAGGCGCACCTACGGGTCGCGCATCCTGGCCGGCATCGTGCAGACTCACAGCCCCTACTACGACCATAAAGAC GGAGCACGCATCGTTAAGGCGTCGCACTTTGAGCTGGACTACATGCTCGGCCGCAAGATCTCCTTCTTCTGCATGGCCCAGGGCTACCCCCGGCCACACATCACCTGGTTCAAGGACGGCATCGAGCTCTTCGGCCACAAGTACTTCCAG GTGCACGAGTGGCCAACAGGGAACGACACTATGAAGTCCAAGATGGAGATCGACCCCGCGACACAGAAGGACGCCGGCTACTACGAGTGTCAGGCCGACAACCAGTACTCCGTGGACAGGAGGGGCTTCCGCACCGACTACGTCATCTACACCTACTAG